One part of the Armatimonadota bacterium genome encodes these proteins:
- a CDS encoding phenylalanine 4-monooxygenase, with protein MSSLVEADFAPGIGMTTTQAPFIEKAREQGELYIVQPYSLYSEENHETWRQLYHRMLPQWEKYANEHFLKGIANLCLNPDRVPRLDDVNKFLNPLTGFSAKPVSGYVPAFQFFDCLRNRDFPTTITMRMLSKLDYLPEPDIFHDIAGHVPMHTDKAFADTLVKFGECAHTAAMIAKDIKDKETQHRKLASIIKAMARFFWFTIEFGLMNDSKGGGLKAYGSGLLSSFGELEYSLTSPEVQRYPVQLEWVVNQYFEIDSYQPLLFVVDSFDHLFSLVDELEKWMKEGKLDNVAFGEPGVGDEDIDSFLES; from the coding sequence CACCACCCAGGCCCCGTTCATTGAAAAGGCCCGCGAACAGGGCGAGCTCTACATCGTCCAGCCCTATTCTCTTTATTCTGAAGAAAACCACGAGACTTGGCGGCAGCTTTACCACCGCATGCTTCCCCAATGGGAAAAGTATGCGAACGAGCACTTCTTGAAAGGGATCGCCAACCTGTGCTTGAACCCCGACCGCGTTCCCCGGTTGGATGACGTCAACAAATTCCTTAACCCGCTTACCGGGTTCAGCGCAAAGCCGGTTAGCGGCTACGTTCCGGCATTCCAATTCTTCGACTGCCTGCGCAACCGCGACTTTCCCACCACCATCACAATGCGGATGCTCTCCAAGCTCGACTATCTGCCAGAGCCGGACATCTTCCACGACATTGCCGGGCATGTACCCATGCACACAGACAAAGCCTTTGCCGACACGCTGGTCAAATTCGGCGAATGCGCCCACACCGCCGCGATGATCGCCAAGGACATCAAGGACAAAGAAACCCAGCACCGCAAGCTTGCCAGCATCATCAAGGCTATGGCGCGGTTCTTTTGGTTCACCATCGAATTCGGCCTGATGAACGACAGCAAAGGCGGTGGGCTTAAAGCCTACGGCAGCGGGCTGCTCAGCAGTTTCGGCGAGTTGGAATACAGCCTGACCTCACCCGAGGTCCAGCGCTACCCCGTTCAACTGGAGTGGGTGGTCAACCAGTATTTTGAAATCGATTCCTACCAGCCGCTGCTGTTCGTCGTCGACAGCTTCGACCACCTCTTTTCACTGGTCGACGAGTTGGAAAAGTGGATGAAAGAGGGCAAGCTCGACAATGTAGCCTTTGGCGAACCCGGGGTGGGTGACGAGGACATCGACAGCTTTTTGGAAAGCTAA